The following are from one region of the Periplaneta americana isolate PAMFEO1 unplaced genomic scaffold, P.americana_PAMFEO1_priV1 scaffold_18, whole genome shotgun sequence genome:
- the LOC138693707 gene encoding putative polypeptide N-acetylgalactosaminyltransferase 10 isoform X1, translating to MYGLRAIGKGKTGGETLCGILNLPPPPTRSTRYNIIIGSAIENVALHNMKVAVEEAVAGNDNVRGISAAFDGTWQKRGHISLNGVVTATSVDTGKNFILTWHKDIRPKGRTMCWDVSDVQNKAAVNLFPCHGMQGNQLWRYNPEQQWLVHGGNPRCLDSDPGRQMLYVSACDSSSLTQKWRFESVDFKALSNWDNAGPN from the exons ATGTATGGCCTTAGGGCTATAGGAAAAGGTAAGACAGGTGGAGAGACTTTATGTGGCATTTTGAATTTGCCACCTCCTCCAACCAGGTCTACtagatataacataataattggaTCTGCGATTGAAAATGTTGCATTACATAACATGAAGGTTGCTGTGGAAGAAGCAGTTGCAGGAAATGATAATGTCAGAGGCATATCAGCTGCCTTTGATGGGACGTGGCAGAAAAGGGGTCACATTTCACTAAATGGCGTTGTGACGGCAACTAGTGTGGACACTGGCAAG AATTTCATACTGACATGGCACAAAGACATACGTCCCAAGGGCCGCACCATGTGTTGGGACGTGTCAGATGTACAGAACAAGGCTGCAGTGAACTTATTCCCCTGTCATGGCATGCAGGGAAATCAGCTGTGGCGATACAATCCG GAGCAACAATGGCTGGTCCATGGTGGCAATCCGAGATGCTTGGATTCTGATCCAGGTAGACAAATGCTTTATGTCTCAGCATGTGATTCCTCATCACTTACACAAAAATGGAGGTTTGAGAGCGTGGACTTCAAGGCCCTCTCGAACTGGGACAACGCGGGGCCCAACTGA